The Salvelinus fontinalis isolate EN_2023a chromosome 34, ASM2944872v1, whole genome shotgun sequence region cagcgccgtctgagccatccgtctgcccagtgccgtctgagccatccgtctgtcccgagccattagagccgcccgtctgtcccgagccgctagagccattcgtcagacaggatctgccagagccgccaaccagacaggatctgccagagccgccaaccagacaggatctgccagagccgccaaccagacaggatctgccagagccgccaaccagacaggatctgccagagccgccaaccagacaggatctgccagagccgccaaccagacaggatctgccagagccgccagtgagccatgagcagccacagccgtcagccagccatgagcgtctagagccgtcagcgagccatgagcgtccagagccgccagcgaggcATGAGCGTcctgagccgtcagccagccatgagcgtcctgagccgtcagccagccatgagcgtccagagccgtcagccagccatgagcgtccagagccgtcagccagcccggagctgccagtaatccggaactgcccctcagtccagagctgtctctctgtccggagctgcctttcagtccggagttgcccctctatcctgagctatctctctatcctgagctacctctctatcctgagctacctctctatctcgacCTACCtcgctgtcctgagctaccttgtcccggagctgtcccttatcttggtgttgccccttatattaggtgggtggaaaaagagggtggtcattctaagggggagatgtaagctgggattgactatggtggggtggggacctcgccctgagcctgagccaccaccgtggtcagatgcccacccagaccctcccctagacttttggtggtgcgttcggagtacgcaccttgaggggggggttatgtcacgctcctgacctgttttctgttcgtttttgtatgtgttagctggtcaggacgtgagtttgggtgggcagtctatgttttctgtttctatgttggtttgggtacctaatatggttctcaattagaggcaggtggttttcatctcctctgattgagaatcatattaaggtaggtggggtcacattgtttgtttgtgggtggttgtctcctgtgttagtgtCTGTctatgttgcaccatacgggactgtttcggtttgtttgttcattttgttcgttcggtttttatgtagtcatttccctgttcgtgcgttcttcgtgttacatgtaagttcttacgtccaggtctgtctacattcgttttgttattttgttagttaattcaagtatagttcgttttttgtcttcgttgttttgtcgtgtctaaataaatatcatgtctaagtatcacgctgcgtcttggttcaatccatgctcctcctcttcagaggaagaggagaaccgttacaggaGGACCAATCACAAGAGGCTTTGATAAATGCCCACAGTTCACCTGGTATGAGGTCATCTTGAGATGCTCTGTTATGAAGAAGAAATCCAGCTGTGTTTCtatgtatttattttaccaggtaaattgatgGAGAATACATTTCCATTACATCACAAACCTGAGGAGGAGTTGTATGGACAGTTTCAGAATTAATGTACAAATTATTACTCATGACAGTAAAGTAATATTACATATAAGTAATATTACATGCTGCCATCATGTTGTTATAGCATGATAAAGGGACATACTTCTGAAACAACCTctgaatcaatcccagaatatgTATTTGTTGAATAACATTTTAATTAATGGtacaaagtacttaagtaaaaatactttaaagtactacttaagtaattttggggggtatctgtactttactattcatatttttgagtacttttacttttaattcactacagaaaataatgtcatttttactccatacattttccctgacatccagaaatttaattacatttttaatgcttagctggacaggaaaatggtccaattcgtgcacttatcaagagaacacccctggtcatccctactgcctctgatctggcggactcactaaacacacatgcttcatttgtagtgttggagtgtgccgctggctatccgtaaacaaaaaaaacaagaaaatcgtgccatctggtttgcataataaggaatttgaaattatttattattttacttttgatacgtaagtatatttgagcaattacatttactttcaatacttaagtatatttaaaaccaaatactttttgacttttactcaagtattatttcacttttactcaagtcaTTTTCTATATCTATACTTGTACTGAAGTAtgtcaattgggtactttttccaccactgatattAACACATGTTTAATAGTGAGGGTATTGAGTTATACCTATatctgttcatatcctacagtaGTCCTATGTTATGACTTGTGACTGATACTACATCTAGTTCATACAGTCATCACATCATAGTAGGATTTATTTCATGTAAAGGCTAAGATCGCCCACTTCTGGTGGGTACATATAACTCCAACCGTTTAACTTTATTGGTTGGTGAGTTTTTGTACAGGTCTAGTGCTAGTTTGTATCACTGTGACTACCGAGCACAATAATACACAGCTGTGTCCTCAGCCTGCAGACTGGTGATGTctaagtacagtacattactactGTCTCTGGAGATGGTGAATCTGCTCTTAAAAGAGGCTCCAGAGATGATGGATCCACCGGCCCAAATGATCCCAATCCACTCCAGTGTTTTCCCTGCCTGATGTCGTATCCAACCTGTACCATAGTCTGTCAGGGCATAGCCAGAGACTTGGCAAGATAGTTTCACTGACTCTCCAGGAGGTTTGAGTTGAGCAGGGGAGGAGGTCAAACTAATGCTGTGTAGATCTGAATGAgagcagggagaagagagagacagacaggaaactTAACCTGACGAAAGAGAATAAATTACTTTTTCCAACCATCTACGTCTTTATACAAAAATTAACACATGGGCAAGAACAACCTTATTTACTGGATTTAATGTCCAATCTTGTTTTGTACCCTGTATTTGAAGAGATAAAAATCCCCCCACTTACATGGCAGGAAggccaggaggaggagagatgtaaGAAACATGTTTCTCTGTTGAATGGAAGACGATGTCTGCTGggtactgacagacagggtggTTGCAGTGATGAaagtgttgtgtctgtgtgtgtgtgtgtggctgccccTCAGAGCTGGTCATTGATATACAGTTATTATCAGAGGGGATTATTTGCATATGCTCCGTCTTTTATTGACAGAGTAAACAGGAGTCAATATTGAGACATCAGCCTAGGATCCGGAAAAAATGCTTATTTTGTACAGATTTCCATGCAAACATACATGACTAACTCAACAATGCTGTTGTACAGTGATCATGGAGGATTTAGAGTTTTTCCCCCCGTGGGGACCACAGACTGTGAGAGACTAAGATAGTGTTAATAAAGAAGCTGTCTATTACATCAGGAGATAGTGCTGCTGTTGGGTAAGTGGTGGTTTTGACCTACCACAGAATTCAGGGTCAGATATTCTAGGTCAGATAGTTAGTTAGCTCGATGTGTCATTCACCACAGAGATTTTGAACATTAAACCATTCTGCAAATCTAGTGCAGCAAGAGATAGTGTTAAGTGAGAGAGGATGGTGCTGTGGTTGAAGGAGGGATATACAGTCTCTACTTAGGAAAGTGTAGCTAGTTCACACCGCATGTTACAGACGTTAAGCATCAAGTGTATGAGATACATGGTATACAGtgtatgagagggagagggaattgGAGAGATACCTGGTGAAACCTTTAGTTCAGCTCAACGTTAATGTCATTTGGACAGTCATGGAGGAAGGATTTTATTTTGATATGCCTGAAGTGCAGTTTTGGTGAAGCTGACATAGAGATGGATCACTATGGTGATAttgaagaggagggagaagaagaggaagaggaagagaagggagacCATGGACGCTCAGGCCGGCCCAGACGACCCCGACAGCCACAACAGCAACAGGCTCTAGGACACATAGGAGTCCAGATTAAAGACTACTTCTGTTGCTCTGTGTTTAACACCATGTTCTGCAACTGCCTCTTCCTAGGGCTCCTGGCCCTGCTCTGCTCTTATCAGGTAAGATGGCTGACATTGATTGGATCATGTCATAACAAAGTACTCAGAAATAAGATGGTTTTCATGGTGAGCTGTGTGAGTACAATGATGGCTCCAATCTACCTAGGCACTTTGTTATAGGTTGAAGAGTTTTAGTCCAATCAGGGATGAGACTTTTTAGGTCACACAACCGCCATTGTGTAATTCGAGAGTTATACAATGCACTTTGCAGTTATTGTTGGTCTAGCGTGAGTAAAATGTGACCAGTTAAACTGACATTTTAGTGACATTGAAATCAGAAAAGTACAAAACCCTTAATTCCCCTTTATATGTCCTTGTTTTTCACTTCTCAGGTGAGAAAGAGGATGGCGAAGAGGGACCTGAAGGGGGCGGTGCAGTGGTCATGTTTACAGGACCAACACGGCTGCTGTGGCGGTGACCCTCTGTGGCCTGGCCTTTTTCACCTCTGTCTATATTTTGGTCATTTTCTTTGTGACACAAACATGCCTTATGAAGGATTGTCATCATATTCTAATAGTTATGATGCCGAAAGCTACCGCCCCTAAGTTCTGGCCGCAGCCGCAGTTCCGACCACCGGCCGAGTTCAGGAGGACGCCCCAGGGGGAGAGGAAAGGGTCAGAAAGGAGAGTCAGTACACATGAATAATACTAAACTTAATAGCCAGGGACGTTAATGCTACAGGcctgtagtcatttagcagagatgGGTTTGTTGAATTGGAGATGGGTACTAAAGTAGAGCTTTTTCATAGCATACAGTAGGTGCATGTTGTTGATCCAAAGAGGAgtgaaagagaaaagagaaaataCCAGCCAGTTCCTCTGCTCAGTGCCTTAAAACAGGACCACAGTTGTTGTCTGGATGGGTACATTCATGGTTAACTTGGTGTCACATGGGacagtcaaatgtatttcttaCCATTTAGTAAGCTCTACTGATTGCCTCATAAATGTAAGAATGTATAATCATATAGCCTATGAAGAGACCATGGATTGTATGCATCAATGCAGAGTGTGCAGAATAATACTGATTTACTTTCCTTATGCCCATCACTACTCTTTCTAAGAGAGGTCTTGGTGGAACACTGCTTGGTGGTCTTTGACCTTGGCATTCAACATAGTTTTTACTTTACCCTGTCAAAAACCTTCCTGCAGAATCCATGGTCAGCTAATATTTATGTGTGATTTTACAGAATCGTTGCACTATTATTTCAATTTGAGTAACACAACTACAAATGAAAGTCGTACATTAGCTACACATAGTATTACTATATTGAATGTTGTCAAATATCACAATATCAATAAAATGCTTTTTCACAATTCAATGTCCCTTACTGTTAAGTCACTGTTAAGTGCTAAGTCAAAGTTGGCAAATGCTCAAATGCTCAAATGACAGCCAAGGTCGATATGGGCAGCTGTTTTGATTCAGTTGTGTTAGATTAGGGACAGAGCGAAATCCTTGTCATTGTAGAAGATGACCCAAATACACAATGACTTGTGCGTGTTTAATGTATTTTCTGCTCTTTCTGAAGAGAACACAGGTCACAACATAAGGAAAAACTCAGAGAGACGATTCATGAAGCATAGACAATGTTTCTGATGTTCGGGACATTTATTTAAAGTATAAGGATGTCTATCCCCGCTGTTTGCAGAGTTCCacagcctgtctctatctatatATTGAACAGGAGTATgttaagtgttggtcccgtgcttcatgagctgaaataaaagatcccagaaaggttccatacacacaaaaagcttattgctctcaaatgttgtgcagaaatttgtttacatccatgttagtgagcatttctcctttgccaagataatccatccacctgacagttgtggaatatcaagaagctgattaaacagcatgatcattacaaagctacaccttgtgctgtggacaataaaaggccactctaaaatgtgcagttttgtcaaacaacacaatgccagagatgtctcaaattttgatGGAGcctgcaattggtatgctgactgcaggaaggtccaccagagctgttgccagataatttaatgttcattatCTTTCCTCAGAGAAATGTGTACATTGTCTTGATGTACAAGTACTTCTGTTATTTTGGCTCTTCGGGGAATATTATACTTCAGTAGACATTACTCTGCTGTACTGATCctctactgccctctgttgactctGAGGGGTTTTTGTACAGATCCTCTACTCACTCACACCACTGTGTCTCTCTTGCACAGTAATACACAGCAGAGTCCTCTGTTCTCAGACCAGACAGTTTCAGATACACCATGCTGTTAGAATTGTCTCTGGTGACTTCTATCCGTCCTTCAACACTTTTTGCGTATGCAGTTCAACTAGCATTAATGCCTATCCATTCAAGTGATCTTCCTGCAGGTTGATGTATCCTTGCCATGTTGTAGCTACTAAAGGTAAAGGCAGATCCCTTACTGGAGAGGCTGAGACGTTCTGCAGGCTTTATCAGGACTGGATTCGAGGGAATGGCCTCAATACTTTGACCACATACCCCTAATAGAGAAAAGAGAATGAAGACAATAGATCACAAATATGTTAACTCAATGGATATTATAATTATCTCTATACGTAAAATACTTTGTTCCAATAAATTGCTAGATTATTGAGTACATACTACAGAGGCCCAGCAAGACCAGGAGGAGATGTAGTTTTCCTGTCATCTTTTCAGGATGGAAGACAATTCACCGATAGTAGGAAACATCCCAAAAGTACACAGACTTGGGAGACAGAATTTGCATGACATCCATGGATGTGTGGTAGCATGTCACATGCATATAAATGGGGTTTCAAGGCAATTAATTCTAAGACAAAGTCAGACATCGTCAATCATTGTCAATCAGCAAAAATGTTCTGTGTTGTTTAAACagtaaagtattttttttcacctCTCATATGAACATTATGTTTAATGTATTGAGAAGAATCCTGAAATAATTTATATGAAATCATATTACATTTGTATATTTCCCACCATAATATAACAAACACATTCATACAAGTGGCCCCTGTAAGAAATTGCAGTATGTTGTCTCATACGTTTTCTGAAAAGTTTTGAATCCGACCTATTGCCCTTGACACAACCTTTCATCACTGTtatcctctttctctgtctgttcaATAAATTCAGAAAATACCTTACAAATGTTTTTTAAACAACACGTAAAcctaaataacaaaataacaataataatgaaTAATTCACATCCTGAGGTACTGTACCCTAAAATGCAACCATCAACAAACCAATAGATGGCTAAACTTCGCTCAATTACTTTTTGAAATGATCGTTTTTCATTTTCTCCCACATCTGCAGTAGATCACTGTTGTTTTCTTATATGTTACTGCACTTGTACAATGATACTGTACATTGGTCCTGTTGTAAGGTTAATCATCAAGATACTATAACAGGGAAATGGCTTTATCAGAGTGCAGGTGCATCCTGCATGGAAGTCATGCTTGGGTAGCTTTGAACTATTGCACCCAACACTCATCTTGATAGACATGCCTTATAAAACACATTCTTAAACTCTCTTCCCTATAAACAATTATAATGAAGACATAATAAAGTATTTAGTTGGAGGTGCCCAAATTTGTTATTTTCATTAAGGACTCATTGTTCAATGCAATTCTTGAAAAGTGTGTTATCTTTATTATCAACACAAACCATGAATATGGTCTGTCAATAACATTGTGTGATGAGTATCAGTGATTGACTGAAAATATTAAATCATATAATTAATACAACTGTTAACAAGGTATATCATATAAATGAAACAGTGATTAAATTGTCAGATTCTTTGATCATTCTCACCATTTATTCAAACCAAATGCCAGTCGTGTTCACGTGGTTCACGTGATGCAAAAGTCAGTTTCTCCTCAGCTGAAACAAGGTAGTGAGAATTAGATCATGAAAGTGTATATAAACAGTCCCTACAGTCCCTGGGCTACTTAACTGCTTTAACTGTCTATCTGAATCATCAGAGATGCTAAACTGGGACCCTGAAACACCCAGGGGACAGACAGGAGTTCACCAAGCGTGGTGCCACACAGCTGTGAGGGTCACAGAGGGGAAGAAAGAGGTGTGGGGTGTGTGAGAGAAACAGACACCACTGAGAAAAGGAGAGCAGGGCCGGTGTGGAACTGAGTGGATTATCAAACATAAACCCTTAGACTACGGAATGGATGCATTAATAGTTACTTCTCATACAGTTTGACCAACATTATGGAAAATATGTTGATTCTGTGTGACTTAAAGCATAATAATTATGACAAAGGTAACTGTAAATATGTTTCTTCCATACTCTAAGTATGGACGATTAAGTAGTCAGTTTATACTGATATGTTCAGTAAATTTGGTCAGAATTTGTGACTATCCTATCTGGCTGCTTGTACATTTTACCCCTTAAAATGACATTGAAGCCATCTGTTCAAAATGATCTGTTAATTTATCCGTTTTGGTACTACACTTATTGGAGATATGGTAGATATGTAGCAACTCCTTAGAATGATTAAACATTCTTTATGGGACACAAATGACATGGGTGCCTGCTTACTATTGGTAATCCTGACTATGActccactctctgagggtgtctcaggggggagtgggatatgcaaaGAAATACATTTACAATTCACACATGTGTATAATACACACCTGAACATGTGTGGAATAGGACAAATATCAGCACACAcctaatcattattattattaattgtaTACATTATCTACACCATGTGTGTTTTTTTAAGGTATGGCTGAGCTTGTGCTATTAAACCATTCATCAGTAATAAATGAGGTTGTCTGTGCTCCATGGGGAAGTGGTTTTTGTACAGCTCTCCCACCACGCTCTCTTACTGTGTGTACCGGGcacagtaatacactgctgtgTCCTCACTCTTCAGGCTGTTCATCTGTAGGTACAGCTTACTGCTGGAGTCTTCCCTGGAGAGGGTGAATCTACCCTGAAATGACTGGGAGTAATAAGTAGTACCACCAAGAATATGACCAATCCACTCAAACTTTTTCCCTTTAGCTTGTCTGATCCAGCCCATATAATAGCTACTGAATGTGAACCCAGaagctgtacaggtcagtttgTGGGATTCTCCAGGCTTTTTAACTACTGGTCCAGACTCAGTCAGTGTCTGACCATGAACACCTGTGGAAATAGAAAACAGAGATGTTGTTGAAGTTGAAACTAAAACCTGTTGTGAACTTGTTTATTTGATAAACAGTCAAATTAAACATACTGTTTCCTcacctgttagatatactgtCAGTAAGAATACTGCTGTGGTAGGAAACATGGTGATATGTGTAGTTCTCTGAAGGTAGTTGAGACAGTCCTCAGCAGATTTCTCCTACAACAGAGACGTAAATAAAGATGGAGGACTGGAGAGTTTTGCATGAGCTCCTCCTCACTGGGAGGACCAATCACCTGTTAGGCCATATTGAGATGTTCTGCTATGATACAATCCTGTTGTTCTATTTATTCTATATGTTTTATCAGGTAAATTGATGGAGAATACATTTCCCATTTACAACACAAACCCTGAGGAAAAGTTGTAAAGACAGTGTGAGAATTACTTAACTAATTATTCCTCATAACAGTAGATTAATATTGCTACAAGCTGTCATCATGTTATTATAGTATGATAATGGGCATCGCACTGGGAAAAAACAGGTTGatacaatgttgtttccacgtcatttcaaccttCAGAATACCAAAATAATACCAataccaactcatcccaaaccttctcaattgggttgaggtcaggtcatctgatgcagcactccatcactctccttcttggtcaaatagcccttacacagcctggaggtgtgttgggtcctagtcccactaagcgtaaaccagatgggatggcgtatcgctgcagaatgctgtggtagccgtgttggttaagtgtgccttgaattcctaataaatcactgacagtgtcaccagcaaagcacccccacactatcacacctcctcctccatgcttcacggtgggaaccacacaaacagagatcatccgttcacctactctacgtctcacaaagagAAGGCAGagttatcagaccaaaggacagatttccaccagtctaatgtccattgctcatgtttcttggcccaagaaactctctttttcttattggtatcctttagtagtgtttttttgttgcagcaatttgaccatgaaggggcggcaggcagcctagtggttagagcgttggttagagagttgggccagtatctggaaggttgctagatcgaatccccaagctgaggTAAAAAAAGgtaaaggtaaaaatctgtcgttctgcccctgaacaaggcagttaacccacggttcctaggccgtcattgtaaataagagtttgttcttgcctagttaaataaaggtaaaataaaaatatacaaatataaatgaaggcctgattcatgatgttgagatgtgtctgttacttgaactccgtgaagcatttatttgggctgcagtctgaggtgcagttagctctaatgaacttatttatttttatttatttcacctttatttaatcagataggccagttgagaacaagttctcatttacaactgcgacctggccaagataaagcaaagcagtgcgaaaaAACAACAAgccagagttacacataaacaaacgtacagtcaataacacaaaatcctttgcagcagaggataagttcctCATGATAGTCagttcatcatagtgcttgatggtttttgcgactgcacttgaagaaactttcaaagttcttgaaatcttctgcaatgactgaccttcatgtc contains the following coding sequences:
- the si:dkey-204f11.3 gene encoding uncharacterized protein si:dkey-204f11.3; amino-acid sequence: MSFGQSWRKDFILICLKCSFGEADIEMDHYGDIEEEGEEEEEEEKGDHGRSGRPRRPRQPQQQQALGHIGVQIKDYFCCSVFNTMFCNCLFLGLLALLCSYQVRKRMAKRDLKGAVQWSCLQDQHGCCGGDPLWPGLFHLCLYFGHFLCDTNMPYEGLSSYSNSYDAESYRP